One segment of Streptomyces sp. XD-27 DNA contains the following:
- the mmsB gene encoding multiple monosaccharide ABC transporter permease, which produces MTTTSAPPQEPSPAKAAPPSAVALLTRLVRSNMRQYGMLVALAFIVVLFQIWTDGTLLLPNNVSNLIQQNGYILILAMGMMIVIIAGHIDLSVGSLAAFVGAMAAVMMVKHDMPWVLALVLSLLIGAVAGAWQGFFIAYLGIPSFIVTLAGMLLFRGLTQIVLEGQSLAPFPEGFQDIAQGFIPEMGPYTQYHNPTLVLGLVTVAFLLLREWRDRKRQLAHELDVLPTSVWAAKCVAITAAVVAFTLTLASFHGVPVVMLIMCVLLIGLGYVMRNAVVGRHVYALGGNKAAAKLSGVKDQRVTFLVFVNMGVLAALAGCVYAARLNAGTPQAGLNFELEAIAASFIGGASMSGGVGTVMGAVIGGLVLGVLNNGMSLVGIGTDYQQVIKGLVLLAAVGFDVWNKRKVGR; this is translated from the coding sequence ATGACCACCACGTCCGCTCCCCCGCAAGAGCCCTCGCCCGCGAAGGCCGCCCCGCCGTCGGCCGTCGCGCTGCTGACGCGGCTCGTGCGCTCCAACATGCGCCAGTACGGCATGCTCGTCGCGCTGGCCTTCATCGTCGTGCTGTTCCAGATCTGGACCGACGGCACGCTGCTGCTGCCGAACAACGTCTCCAACCTGATCCAGCAGAACGGCTACATCCTCATCCTGGCCATGGGCATGATGATCGTCATCATCGCCGGCCACATCGACCTGTCGGTCGGGTCACTGGCCGCGTTCGTCGGCGCCATGGCGGCGGTGATGATGGTCAAACACGACATGCCGTGGGTCCTCGCGCTGGTCCTGTCGCTGCTGATCGGCGCGGTCGCGGGCGCCTGGCAGGGCTTCTTCATCGCCTACCTCGGCATCCCGTCGTTCATCGTGACCCTGGCCGGGATGCTGCTCTTCCGCGGCCTGACGCAGATCGTGCTGGAGGGCCAGTCGCTGGCCCCCTTCCCGGAGGGCTTCCAGGACATCGCCCAGGGCTTCATCCCGGAGATGGGCCCGTACACCCAGTACCACAACCCCACCCTCGTCCTCGGCCTGGTCACCGTCGCCTTCCTGCTGCTGCGCGAATGGCGCGACCGCAAGCGGCAGCTGGCGCACGAGCTGGACGTGCTGCCGACCAGCGTGTGGGCGGCCAAGTGCGTGGCGATCACGGCGGCCGTGGTCGCGTTCACGCTGACCCTGGCGAGCTTCCACGGCGTGCCCGTGGTGATGCTCATCATGTGCGTGCTGCTGATCGGCCTCGGCTATGTGATGCGCAACGCGGTCGTCGGACGGCACGTGTACGCGCTGGGCGGCAACAAGGCCGCGGCGAAGCTGTCGGGCGTCAAGGACCAGCGGGTCACCTTCCTGGTCTTCGTCAACATGGGCGTGCTGGCGGCGCTCGCGGGCTGCGTGTACGCGGCGCGGCTGAACGCGGGCACCCCGCAGGCGGGCCTGAACTTCGAGCTGGAGGCGATCGCGGCCTCCTTCATCGGCGGCGCGTCGATGAGCGGCGGCGTCGGCACGGTGATGGGCGCCGTGATCGGCGGCCTGGTGCTCGGCGTCCTCAACAACGGCATGTCGCTGGTCGGCATCGGCACCGACTACCAGCAGGTCATCAAGGGCCTGGTGCTGCTCGCCGCGGTCGGGTTCGACGTCTGGAACAAGCGCAAGGTCGGCCGCTGA
- the mmsA gene encoding multiple monosaccharide ABC transporter ATP-binding protein encodes MRGITKTFPGVKALSEVNLTVRPGEIHAICGENGAGKSTLMKVVSGVHPHGSYEGEILFEGEPVAFKDIRASERHGIVIIHQELALSPYLSIAENIFLGNEQTSRGFIDWDATLGKASALLKRVGLRENPQTPVTDIGVGKQQLVEIAKALSKEVKLLILDEPTAALNDEDSAKLLELILELREQGIASIIISHKLGEIRAIADSVTILRDGRTIETLAVRETPDSEPLLHEDRIISGMVGRDLDHRFPERTRYEGADADEIALAVRGWTVRHPVDHQRTVVDDVSLTVRRGEIVGIAGLMGAGRTELAMSVFGRSYGSYVAGTVEIGGVEVATRTVPAAVAAGLAYVTEDRKRYGLNLIDDINRNISLASLPGMRRRGFVDEHHERSVAERYRTTMNIKAPTVFEQVGRLSGGNQQKVVLSKWIHADPEVLILDEPTRGIDVGAKYEIYNVIDRLAAQGKSVLFISSELPELLGMCDRIYTMAEGRLTGEVARAEATQEVLMRHMTMNRS; translated from the coding sequence ATGCGCGGCATCACCAAGACGTTCCCCGGCGTCAAGGCGCTCTCCGAGGTGAACCTGACGGTGCGGCCCGGGGAGATCCACGCGATCTGCGGCGAGAACGGCGCGGGCAAGTCGACGCTGATGAAGGTGGTCAGCGGGGTCCATCCGCACGGCTCCTACGAGGGCGAGATCCTCTTCGAGGGCGAGCCCGTGGCGTTCAAGGACATCCGGGCCAGCGAGCGGCACGGCATCGTCATCATCCATCAGGAGCTGGCGCTCAGCCCGTACCTGTCCATCGCGGAGAACATCTTCCTCGGCAACGAGCAGACCTCACGCGGGTTCATCGACTGGGACGCGACGCTGGGCAAGGCGAGCGCGCTGCTCAAGCGGGTGGGGCTGCGGGAGAACCCCCAGACTCCGGTCACCGACATCGGCGTCGGCAAGCAGCAGCTGGTGGAGATCGCCAAGGCCCTGTCGAAGGAGGTGAAGCTGCTCATCCTCGACGAGCCGACCGCCGCGCTCAACGACGAGGACAGCGCGAAGCTGCTGGAGCTGATCCTGGAGCTGCGCGAGCAGGGCATCGCGAGCATCATCATCTCCCACAAGCTGGGCGAGATCCGCGCCATCGCGGACTCGGTGACGATCCTGCGGGACGGGCGGACGATCGAGACGCTGGCGGTCCGCGAGACCCCGGACTCCGAACCCCTGCTGCACGAGGACCGGATCATCAGCGGCATGGTCGGCCGCGACCTCGACCACCGCTTCCCCGAGCGCACCCGCTACGAGGGCGCGGACGCGGACGAGATCGCCCTGGCGGTGCGGGGCTGGACGGTCCGGCACCCCGTCGACCACCAGCGCACGGTCGTCGACGACGTGTCCCTGACCGTGCGGCGCGGCGAGATCGTCGGGATCGCGGGCCTGATGGGAGCGGGCCGCACCGAGCTGGCGATGTCCGTCTTCGGGCGCAGTTACGGCAGCTACGTCGCGGGGACGGTGGAGATCGGCGGCGTCGAGGTGGCCACCAGGACCGTGCCCGCGGCGGTGGCGGCCGGACTCGCGTACGTCACCGAGGACCGCAAGCGGTACGGCCTGAACCTCATCGACGACATCAACCGCAACATCTCGCTGGCGTCGCTGCCGGGCATGCGGCGCCGCGGGTTCGTCGACGAGCACCACGAGCGCAGTGTCGCCGAGCGCTACCGCACCACCATGAACATCAAGGCCCCCACGGTCTTCGAGCAGGTGGGGCGGCTGTCCGGCGGCAACCAGCAGAAGGTCGTGCTCAGCAAGTGGATCCACGCCGATCCCGAGGTGCTGATCCTGGACGAGCCGACCCGCGGCATCGACGTCGGCGCCAAGTACGAGATCTACAACGTCATCGACCGGCTCGCGGCCCAGGGCAAGTCGGTGCTCTTCATCTCCTCCGAACTTCCGGAGCTGCTGGGGATGTGCGACCGGATCTACACGATGGCCGAGGGCCGGCTCACCGGTGAGGTAGCCCGCGCGGAGGCCACCCAGGAAGTCCTGATGCGCCACATGACCATGAACAGAAGCTGA
- a CDS encoding mandelate racemase/muconate lactonizing enzyme family protein, protein MRITGISTHVVGTPWRNLTYVRVHTDEGLTGVGETRMLGRTDALVGYLREAEANHIAGSDPFAVEDLVRRMKYGDYGRAGEIVMSGIACVEMACWDIKGKALGVPVWQLLGGRVTDRVKAYANGWYTTERTPEAYHKAAQEVVARGYRALKIDPFGTGHFELDHEQTLYAVSLIEAVRDAIGPEAELMLEMHGRFSPSTAVRLARELAPYRPAWLEEPVPPENLKALAKVAEKVDLPIATGERIHDRIEFRELFESQAADIIQPDLGHIGGILETRKLAATAETHYVLVAPHNVGGSVLTAASLQVAACTPNFKVLEHFNDFADAEIKKVVRGAPRVDPETGCFEVSHAPGLGVELDVDAAAEFPQQQARFDLWAEGWERRAPKGTGE, encoded by the coding sequence GTGCGTATTACGGGAATCAGCACGCATGTGGTCGGGACGCCCTGGCGCAACCTCACCTACGTCCGGGTCCACACCGACGAGGGCCTCACCGGTGTCGGCGAGACACGCATGCTCGGCCGCACCGACGCGCTCGTGGGGTACCTCCGCGAGGCGGAGGCGAACCACATCGCCGGTTCCGATCCGTTCGCGGTCGAGGACCTGGTGCGCCGGATGAAGTACGGGGACTACGGCCGGGCCGGCGAGATCGTGATGTCGGGCATCGCCTGCGTGGAGATGGCCTGCTGGGACATCAAGGGCAAGGCGCTGGGCGTTCCGGTCTGGCAGCTCCTCGGCGGCAGGGTCACCGACCGGGTCAAGGCCTACGCGAACGGCTGGTACACCACCGAGCGCACCCCGGAGGCGTACCACAAGGCGGCCCAGGAGGTCGTGGCGCGCGGCTACCGGGCGCTGAAGATCGACCCGTTCGGCACCGGCCACTTCGAGCTCGACCACGAGCAGACGCTGTACGCGGTGTCGCTGATCGAGGCGGTACGGGACGCCATCGGCCCCGAGGCCGAGCTGATGCTGGAGATGCACGGGCGGTTCAGCCCGTCCACGGCGGTGCGGCTGGCGCGCGAGCTGGCTCCGTACCGGCCCGCCTGGCTGGAGGAGCCGGTGCCGCCGGAGAACCTCAAGGCGCTGGCGAAGGTCGCGGAGAAGGTGGACCTGCCGATCGCCACCGGCGAGCGCATCCACGACCGGATCGAGTTCCGGGAGTTGTTCGAGTCGCAGGCCGCGGACATCATCCAGCCCGACCTGGGGCACATCGGCGGCATCCTGGAGACCCGCAAGCTCGCCGCGACCGCCGAGACCCACTACGTGCTCGTGGCCCCGCACAACGTCGGCGGCTCCGTGCTGACCGCGGCCTCGCTCCAGGTCGCCGCCTGCACCCCGAACTTCAAGGTCCTGGAGCACTTCAACGACTTCGCGGACGCGGAGATCAAGAAGGTGGTGCGGGGCGCGCCGCGGGTGGACCCGGAGACCGGCTGCTTCGAGGTGTCGCACGCCCCGGGGCTCGGCGTCGAGCTCGACGTGGACGCCGCGGCCGAGTTCCCGCAGCAGCAGGCGCGGTTCGACCTGTGGGCCGAGGGCTGGGAGCGGCGGGCGCCCAAGGGGACCGGGGAATGA
- the chvE gene encoding multiple monosaccharide ABC transporter substrate-binding protein, which produces MRTRTTCTAAVLAALLTVSLTACGQEARGGSRYKPPAGKGGTIGLAMPTKASERWVNDGRNMAEQFRKAGYETDLQYGDDKVENQVAQIENMITKGRRLLVVAAIDGSALTGVLKRAHDAGIPVISYDRLILGTPYVDYYASFDNERVGELQATYIVDKLKLGKPDKSADDKHNIELFAGSPDDNNTKYFFNGAMKVLRPYLDSGQLVVRSKQTSMNQVTTLRWDGGTAQKRMDDLISKSYGDARVDAVLSPYDGISIGILSALKSAGYGSESQPLPVVTGQDAELASVKSIIRGEQTQTVFKDTRKLAAQAVQMGDAVLNDKKPRVNNTEDYDNGKKTVPSYLLNPVSVDKSNTDLLVREGYFTAGQLK; this is translated from the coding sequence ATGCGCACCAGAACCACGTGTACCGCGGCCGTGCTCGCCGCGCTGCTCACCGTCTCGCTCACCGCCTGCGGCCAGGAGGCCCGGGGCGGCAGCCGCTACAAGCCCCCGGCGGGCAAGGGCGGCACCATCGGCCTCGCCATGCCCACCAAGGCCTCGGAGCGGTGGGTGAACGACGGCAGGAACATGGCCGAGCAGTTCCGGAAGGCCGGATACGAGACCGACCTGCAGTACGGCGACGACAAGGTCGAGAACCAGGTCGCCCAGATAGAGAACATGATCACCAAGGGTCGCCGGCTGCTGGTGGTCGCCGCGATCGACGGCTCCGCGCTCACCGGAGTGCTCAAGCGCGCGCACGACGCGGGCATCCCGGTGATCAGCTACGACCGCCTCATCCTGGGCACGCCGTACGTCGACTACTACGCGTCCTTCGACAACGAGCGGGTCGGCGAGCTCCAGGCCACGTACATCGTCGACAAGCTCAAGCTCGGCAAGCCGGACAAGAGCGCCGACGACAAGCACAACATCGAGCTGTTCGCGGGCTCCCCGGACGACAACAACACCAAGTACTTCTTCAACGGCGCCATGAAGGTGCTGCGGCCGTACCTCGACAGCGGTCAGCTGGTCGTCCGCAGCAAGCAGACGAGCATGAACCAGGTCACCACGCTGCGCTGGGACGGCGGCACCGCCCAGAAGCGCATGGACGACCTGATCAGCAAGAGCTACGGCGACGCGCGGGTGGACGCGGTCCTGTCCCCGTACGACGGGATCTCCATCGGCATCCTCTCGGCGCTCAAGAGCGCCGGTTACGGCTCCGAGAGCCAGCCGCTGCCGGTCGTCACCGGGCAGGACGCGGAGCTGGCCTCGGTGAAGTCGATCATCCGGGGCGAGCAGACCCAGACGGTCTTCAAGGACACCCGCAAGCTCGCAGCCCAGGCGGTGCAGATGGGCGACGCCGTACTCAACGACAAGAAGCCCAGGGTCAACAACACCGAGGACTACGACAACGGCAAGAAGACCGTGCCGTCCTACCTGCTGAACCCGGTCAGCGTCGACAAGTCGAACACCGATCTCCTCGTCCGCGAGGGGTACTTCACGGCGGGGCAGCTCAAGTGA
- a CDS encoding tRNA-dependent cyclodipeptide synthase, translating into MMREDRSERPPDTPVEAVSADLPGGFSVSPITDNCRRVCEEGRHIVVGISHGNSYFSVKLLRSLLRWSHARFHRVDVIIPDAALRENLLVLGRSPEYAERKSRQETNAVRNRVARALDTARIPATGATHVHLLSELMGDPVYRTLRERAEAALHRDGEIRRACLRMSRLALAKYLDGAAPTEDQVRAGTRYPLAELPFFLGSAELFGVPSSLCFYHKPIPLADILFSRNTDLAPSPRQGYAVIRPAHHPARPDSPFQEGACTRAS; encoded by the coding sequence ATGATGCGCGAAGATCGCAGCGAACGACCTCCCGACACCCCCGTCGAGGCCGTATCCGCCGACCTGCCGGGAGGTTTCTCCGTCAGTCCGATCACCGACAACTGCCGCCGGGTCTGCGAAGAAGGGCGGCATATCGTCGTGGGGATCAGCCACGGCAACAGCTATTTCAGCGTCAAACTACTCAGGAGTCTGCTGCGCTGGAGTCATGCCAGATTCCATCGGGTCGACGTCATCATTCCTGACGCGGCGCTCCGGGAGAACCTGCTGGTGCTGGGGCGTTCTCCCGAGTACGCGGAGCGCAAATCCCGCCAGGAGACCAACGCCGTGCGCAATCGGGTGGCGCGGGCGCTGGACACGGCGCGCATTCCCGCCACCGGCGCCACCCATGTCCACCTGCTGTCGGAGCTGATGGGCGACCCGGTCTACCGCACTCTGCGTGAACGCGCCGAAGCGGCGCTGCACCGGGACGGCGAGATCCGGCGCGCCTGCCTGCGCATGAGCCGCCTCGCGCTCGCAAAGTACCTCGACGGCGCCGCACCGACGGAGGACCAGGTCCGGGCGGGAACACGCTACCCACTGGCCGAGCTGCCCTTCTTCCTCGGTTCCGCCGAGTTATTCGGTGTGCCGTCCTCGCTGTGCTTCTATCACAAACCGATCCCGCTCGCCGACATCCTGTTCTCCAGGAATACGGACCTCGCCCCCTCCCCGCGGCAGGGGTACGCGGTCATCCGCCCGGCTCACCATCCCGCACGACCGGACTCCCCATTCCAGGAGGGCGCATGCACGCGCGCGAGCTGA
- a CDS encoding squalene/phytoene synthase family protein — protein sequence MHARELTAAGLHDRRIAAAYICCGRYLSRGNPAAYPIARSLLPPGKRPYWDAILAFAVYVDNLIDDRTKSTTERRAQYDAYMKQVLLFLSGDDPWPRDPKTKADLMGRQLALAFRHFTRTWDIPESSVHRFLTTIRTDLWVTEYPRYADLAEYIDGVCGENTIWGNALFGTRDEEADRRAVAASFGLQLTDYLRDLGEDLADGRLYLPLEDLRDVGLTRADVEQAARDRRMTPRLRELVEFETDRARRCFAEAADWWRLVHPSGRELTRTYVRLGQISLEQIRRSGHDIFRIRPRARLACATASCAGFAAGYVRAAAGRRRR from the coding sequence ATGCACGCGCGCGAGCTGACAGCCGCCGGCCTGCACGACAGGCGAATCGCCGCCGCCTACATCTGCTGCGGACGATACCTGTCCCGGGGAAACCCTGCGGCCTATCCGATCGCGCGCAGCCTGCTGCCGCCCGGGAAACGCCCCTATTGGGACGCCATTCTCGCCTTCGCCGTGTACGTGGACAATCTGATCGACGATCGGACGAAATCCACCACCGAACGGCGTGCCCAGTACGACGCCTACATGAAGCAGGTCCTCCTCTTCCTCTCGGGCGATGATCCATGGCCTCGGGACCCGAAAACGAAGGCGGACCTGATGGGGCGACAACTTGCTCTCGCATTCCGTCATTTCACCCGCACATGGGATATCCCCGAGTCGTCCGTCCACCGGTTCCTGACGACCATCCGCACCGACCTGTGGGTCACGGAGTATCCCCGGTACGCGGACCTGGCGGAGTACATCGACGGGGTCTGCGGGGAGAACACGATCTGGGGCAACGCCTTGTTCGGGACGCGGGACGAGGAAGCCGACAGGCGGGCCGTCGCCGCGAGCTTCGGGCTCCAGCTCACCGACTACCTGCGGGACCTGGGCGAGGACCTCGCCGACGGGCGCCTCTACCTGCCGCTGGAGGACCTGCGCGACGTCGGCCTGACCCGCGCCGATGTGGAACAGGCCGCTCGGGACCGGCGCATGACCCCGCGACTGCGGGAGCTCGTGGAGTTCGAGACCGATCGCGCGCGGCGGTGCTTCGCCGAGGCGGCCGACTGGTGGCGGCTGGTGCATCCGTCCGGCCGCGAGCTGACCCGCACCTATGTCCGCCTCGGCCAGATCTCCCTGGAGCAGATCCGGCGGTCCGGCCACGACATCTTCCGCATCCGCCCGCGCGCACGCCTGGCCTGCGCCACGGCCTCCTGTGCCGGTTTCGCCGCCGGCTACGTCCGGGCCGCCGCCGGACGCCGTCGTCGGTGA
- a CDS encoding zinc-binding dehydrogenase, producing MTGTSGTTGTSGTTGPSRAIVIDRPGAYRLVLGPRPELGPGEVLVRVGAAGICMSDREVYDGHRDAAYVRYPVTPGHEWSGTVVAVGEGVDPALAGRKTVAEGFRACGVCERCRCGETSLCEGGYAETGFTEPGAFADHLTVPARLLHPLRDDADLRAAALLEPAAVIAAAVRAGRPRPGERIAVVGAGTLGLLAVQLLAASSPAELTVIDPRAGRGEQALVFGADRSLSPADAEALDGRFDLVVETAGAPSTAASSCLLARRGGRVVLTGMFTPGATGIDPVHLSLSQLEIRSVFGAPSSAWSDAVRAFGLGLLDPAPLITHEFPLEQFGEAIALVGGGDPTTGKVLLRP from the coding sequence ATGACCGGCACGTCGGGAACGACCGGCACGTCGGGAACGACCGGCCCCTCACGCGCCATCGTCATCGACCGGCCCGGCGCCTACCGGCTGGTGCTCGGGCCGCGGCCCGAGCTCGGCCCCGGCGAGGTGCTGGTGCGGGTCGGGGCCGCCGGGATCTGCATGAGCGACCGCGAGGTCTACGACGGCCACCGCGACGCGGCCTACGTGCGCTACCCGGTGACGCCCGGTCATGAGTGGTCCGGGACCGTGGTGGCGGTGGGCGAGGGCGTGGACCCCGCGCTCGCCGGGCGGAAGACCGTCGCGGAGGGGTTCCGCGCGTGCGGCGTGTGCGAGCGCTGCCGGTGCGGCGAGACGAGCCTGTGCGAGGGCGGTTACGCGGAGACCGGGTTCACCGAGCCGGGCGCGTTCGCCGACCATCTGACGGTGCCCGCCCGGCTGCTGCACCCGCTGCGCGACGACGCCGACCTGCGCGCCGCCGCCCTGCTGGAGCCCGCGGCGGTGATCGCCGCCGCGGTACGGGCCGGCCGCCCCCGGCCCGGCGAGCGGATCGCGGTGGTGGGCGCGGGCACCCTCGGGCTGCTCGCGGTGCAGCTGCTGGCCGCCTCCTCCCCCGCCGAGCTGACGGTGATCGACCCGCGGGCGGGACGCGGCGAGCAGGCGCTGGTCTTCGGCGCCGACCGGAGCCTGTCGCCCGCGGACGCGGAGGCGCTGGACGGCCGGTTCGACCTGGTGGTGGAGACCGCGGGCGCGCCGTCGACGGCCGCGTCCTCGTGCCTGCTGGCGCGCCGGGGCGGCCGGGTGGTGCTCACCGGGATGTTCACCCCCGGCGCCACCGGCATCGACCCGGTGCACCTCAGCCTGAGCCAGCTGGAGATCCGCAGCGTCTTCGGCGCGCCGTCGTCGGCCTGGTCGGACGCGGTCCGCGCGTTCGGCCTGGGGCTGCTCGACCCGGCGCCGCTGATCACCCACGAGTTTCCGCTGGAGCAGTTCGGGGAGGCCATCGCGCTGGTCGGCGGCGGCGACCCGACGACCGGGAAGGTGCTGCTGCGTCCCTGA
- the uppS gene encoding polyprenyl diphosphate synthase, translating into MGSHTAARHVACIMDGNGRWAQQRGLPRTHGHMAAETAVHTVVRTALEEGVPWLTLFAFSTENWSRPQEEVDCLMDTGCQFLRRRVHDWHRDGIRIRVLGEKSPRISETLRQELHYAEHLTRDNSAMTLTVALNHGGRGEIVRAARTLIEEQVPAEEVTEESFAQHLQHPDLPDVDLVIRTSGEHRLSNFALWRCAYAEFVFPEVLWPDFGAEHFRHALELYAQRTRRFGGAGPSIPAPAPPNGRCPAAAASGCRPSPACSPCPAASPPGSACICSPGCATRPGTPSPTSTVRTGRSRWAPRPRQRLNRAPGEGPHRRRRPAAART; encoded by the coding sequence ATGGGGTCACACACGGCAGCGCGTCACGTCGCGTGCATCATGGACGGCAATGGCCGCTGGGCCCAGCAGCGCGGACTGCCCAGAACACACGGGCACATGGCCGCCGAGACGGCTGTCCACACGGTCGTCAGAACCGCCCTGGAGGAGGGCGTCCCGTGGTTGACGCTGTTCGCGTTCTCCACGGAGAACTGGTCGCGTCCGCAGGAGGAGGTCGACTGCCTCATGGACACCGGCTGCCAGTTCCTGCGAAGAAGAGTCCACGACTGGCACCGCGACGGCATCAGGATCCGCGTCCTGGGCGAGAAGAGCCCCCGTATTTCGGAAACGCTGCGCCAGGAGCTGCACTACGCCGAGCACCTCACGCGGGACAACAGCGCGATGACCCTGACGGTGGCCCTGAACCACGGCGGCCGCGGCGAGATCGTGCGCGCGGCGCGCACGCTCATCGAAGAGCAGGTGCCGGCCGAGGAGGTGACCGAGGAGAGCTTCGCCCAGCACCTGCAGCACCCCGACCTGCCGGACGTCGACCTCGTCATCCGCACCTCCGGCGAGCACCGGCTGTCCAACTTCGCGCTGTGGCGGTGCGCCTACGCCGAATTCGTCTTCCCCGAGGTGCTGTGGCCCGACTTCGGCGCGGAGCACTTCCGGCACGCCCTTGAGCTGTACGCCCAGCGCACCCGCCGCTTCGGAGGGGCCGGGCCCTCCATCCCCGCCCCCGCTCCCCCGAACGGCCGCTGCCCAGCGGCAGCGGCGTCGGGCTGCCGTCCCTCTCCAGCGTGTTCACCGTGTCCAGCGGCATCGCCACCCGGCTCGGCCTGCATCTGCTCACCGGGCTGTGCGACACGGCCCGGTACGCCAAGTCCCACTTCGACCGTCCGCACGGGCAGGTCCCGGTGGGCGCCGCGACCGCGCCAGCGCCTCAACCGCGCCCCTGGTGAAGGGCCTCACCGACGACGGCGTCCGGCGGCGGCCCGGACGTAG